From one Amycolatopsis sp. FDAARGOS 1241 genomic stretch:
- a CDS encoding VWA domain-containing protein, whose amino-acid sequence MTQANDPDRLRRWRLVLGGGSGAEGTGFPLSEEDGSVDGVLAALYDQREEPRSGDRRGGGLGASAPRVARWLGDIRRYFPGSVVQVMQRDAVDRLGLTRMLMEPELLSAVEPDVHLVGTLLSLNGVLPEETKETARSVVRTVVAELEARLAEPTRAAVRGALDRAARAQRPRAADIDWGRTVHANLKHYSPELKTIVPEKLVGFGRRQHSVQREVILAVDQSGSMAESVVYSGLFGAVLASMRALSTKFVAFDTAVVDLTEHLDDPVDLLFGTQLGGGTDINRALTYCQQLVERPEQTLLVLISDLYEGGVREELLRRVGELVGSGVQVVTLLALSDSGAPFYDHDNAAALAELGVPAFACTPDLFPDLMAAALRRDDLGRWASTALGD is encoded by the coding sequence ATGACGCAGGCGAACGACCCCGACCGGCTCCGCCGCTGGCGGCTCGTGCTCGGCGGTGGCAGCGGCGCGGAGGGCACCGGGTTCCCACTGTCCGAAGAGGACGGTTCCGTGGACGGCGTGCTGGCGGCGCTGTACGACCAGCGCGAAGAGCCCCGCAGCGGCGACCGGCGCGGCGGCGGCCTGGGCGCGTCGGCGCCGCGGGTGGCCCGGTGGCTGGGCGACATCCGCCGGTACTTCCCCGGGTCCGTGGTCCAGGTGATGCAGCGCGACGCCGTCGACCGGCTGGGACTCACACGCATGCTGATGGAACCGGAGCTGCTGAGCGCCGTCGAACCGGACGTGCACCTCGTCGGCACTCTGCTGTCGCTGAACGGTGTGCTGCCCGAGGAGACGAAGGAAACCGCACGTTCGGTGGTGCGCACGGTCGTCGCCGAGCTCGAGGCGCGGCTGGCCGAGCCGACGCGTGCGGCGGTGCGCGGGGCGCTCGACCGCGCGGCACGCGCGCAACGCCCGCGCGCCGCGGACATCGACTGGGGCCGCACCGTGCACGCGAACCTGAAGCACTACTCCCCCGAGCTGAAGACCATCGTGCCCGAGAAGCTCGTCGGCTTCGGGCGGCGGCAGCACAGCGTGCAGCGCGAGGTGATCCTCGCCGTCGACCAGTCCGGGTCGATGGCCGAGTCGGTGGTGTACTCCGGTCTGTTCGGCGCCGTGCTGGCGTCGATGCGGGCGCTGAGCACGAAGTTCGTCGCGTTCGACACGGCCGTCGTCGACCTCACCGAGCACCTCGACGACCCCGTCGACCTCCTCTTCGGCACCCAGCTCGGCGGCGGCACGGACATCAACCGCGCGCTGACCTACTGCCAGCAGCTCGTCGAGCGCCCCGAGCAGACGCTGCTGGTGCTCATCAGCGACCTGTACGAGGGCGGCGTGCGCGAGGAGCTGCTGCGCCGCGTCGGCGAACTGGTCGGCTCGGGTGTGCAGGTCGTCACCCTGCTCGCCCTGTCCGACTCGGGCGCACCCTTCTACGACCACGACAACGCGGCCGCCCTGGCCGAGCTCGGCGTGCCGGCCTTCGCCTGCACCCCCGACCTCTTCCCGGACCTCATGGCCGCGGCGCTGCGCCGCGACGACCTGGGCCGCTGGGCCTCGACCGCCCTCGGGGATTAA
- a CDS encoding DUF5682 family protein → MTTTHLLGIRHHGPGSARAVVRRLAELQPDVVLIEGPPEADNLVDFAADKDLRPPVALLAYAADDVSRAAFWPFAVFSPEWQALRWATEEGVPVRFCDLPAAHQFAAGGEARVPRADPLAELAAAGGYDDPERWWDDVIESRRGAESPFEVIADAMTALREGEQPTDPHEQRREAYMRGVLRKTRKDGFERIAVVCGAWHVPALADPLPPASRDQTVLKGLPKRKVVCTWVPWTHGRLATASGYGAGVRSPGWYHHLFTTADDVTTRWLTAVAGVLREEDLPVSTAHVIEAVRLAETLAALRGRSSAGLAEVDATTRAVLCAGDDVQADLVTRRLVVGELLGEVPESVPQAPLAADLVATARRLRLKREPATRELDLDLRTAGGLERSRLLHRLLMLDIPWGLPEDSAVRSKGTFRETWTLSWEPEYEVDLIAAGVHGTTVPSAAAARVREVMASDPPMADITTAVEGCLLGDLGDALPDVLGALDARAAVTDVAELMAALPPLARATRYGDVRGTDTDRLREVADRMLMRVCAGLPPATHGIDEEAAAKFCELVGDVHEATTLLGDAARERWLVALERLSGLDSLPPLLAGRVARLLHDADRFDSAEVELRLGRALTPGIPPVSGAAYVEGFFAGGALLLVHDERMLRVVDTWLGTIPPDVFTEVLPLLRRTFGAFAGPEKRAIGERAATLSGKAPVDRRPAAEVDETRAESALPVLATLIGAPS, encoded by the coding sequence ATGACCACCACCCACCTGCTCGGGATCCGGCACCACGGGCCGGGTTCGGCGCGGGCGGTGGTCAGGCGGCTCGCCGAGCTGCAGCCCGATGTGGTGCTCATCGAGGGCCCGCCGGAAGCCGACAACCTTGTGGACTTCGCCGCCGACAAGGATCTGCGGCCACCGGTCGCGCTGCTCGCGTACGCGGCCGACGACGTGTCCCGCGCGGCGTTCTGGCCCTTCGCGGTGTTCAGCCCCGAGTGGCAAGCACTGCGGTGGGCCACGGAGGAGGGCGTGCCGGTGCGCTTTTGCGACCTGCCGGCCGCACACCAGTTCGCGGCCGGCGGCGAGGCTCGCGTGCCGCGCGCCGATCCGCTCGCGGAGCTCGCCGCCGCCGGCGGGTACGACGACCCGGAACGCTGGTGGGACGACGTCATCGAATCGCGGCGCGGCGCCGAATCGCCGTTCGAAGTGATCGCCGACGCGATGACCGCGTTGCGCGAGGGCGAACAGCCGACGGATCCGCACGAGCAGCGCCGCGAGGCCTACATGCGCGGCGTGCTGCGCAAGACCCGCAAGGACGGCTTCGAACGCATCGCCGTCGTGTGCGGGGCGTGGCACGTGCCCGCGCTGGCCGACCCGCTGCCGCCGGCGAGCCGCGACCAGACCGTCCTCAAAGGACTCCCGAAGCGCAAGGTGGTGTGCACGTGGGTGCCGTGGACCCACGGCCGGCTCGCCACGGCCAGCGGCTACGGCGCGGGCGTGCGCTCCCCCGGCTGGTACCACCACCTGTTCACCACGGCCGACGACGTCACCACGCGCTGGCTCACCGCCGTCGCGGGCGTGCTGCGCGAGGAGGACCTGCCGGTTTCGACCGCGCACGTGATCGAAGCCGTGCGGCTCGCCGAAACGCTGGCGGCGCTGCGCGGGCGGTCCTCGGCCGGGCTGGCGGAGGTCGACGCGACGACGCGCGCGGTGCTGTGCGCGGGCGACGACGTGCAGGCGGACCTCGTCACGCGCCGGCTCGTCGTGGGCGAGCTTCTCGGTGAGGTGCCCGAGAGCGTCCCGCAGGCGCCACTGGCGGCCGACCTGGTCGCGACCGCGCGGCGGCTGCGGCTCAAACGCGAGCCGGCCACGCGCGAGCTCGATCTCGACCTGCGCACCGCCGGCGGGCTCGAGCGGTCGCGGCTGCTGCACCGGCTCCTGATGCTCGACATCCCCTGGGGGCTGCCGGAGGACTCGGCCGTGCGCAGCAAGGGCACGTTCCGCGAGACGTGGACGCTGAGCTGGGAGCCGGAGTACGAAGTCGACCTGATCGCCGCCGGTGTGCACGGCACCACCGTGCCGTCGGCCGCGGCCGCGCGGGTGCGGGAAGTGATGGCGAGCGATCCCCCGATGGCCGACATCACCACGGCGGTCGAAGGGTGCCTGCTGGGTGACCTCGGCGACGCCTTGCCCGACGTGCTCGGGGCGCTCGACGCGAGGGCGGCCGTGACCGACGTCGCCGAACTGATGGCCGCGTTGCCGCCGCTGGCGCGCGCGACGCGCTACGGCGACGTCCGCGGCACGGACACCGACCGGCTGCGCGAGGTCGCGGACCGCATGCTCATGCGGGTGTGCGCCGGCCTGCCGCCGGCGACCCACGGCATCGACGAAGAAGCAGCCGCGAAGTTCTGCGAGCTGGTCGGCGACGTCCACGAAGCCACCACGCTGCTCGGCGACGCGGCGCGGGAGCGCTGGCTGGTCGCGCTGGAGAGGCTGTCCGGGCTCGATTCGCTGCCGCCGCTGCTGGCCGGGCGCGTCGCGCGGCTGCTGCACGACGCCGACCGGTTCGACAGCGCGGAGGTCGAGCTGCGCCTCGGCCGCGCACTCACCCCGGGTATTCCGCCGGTGAGCGGCGCGGCCTACGTGGAAGGCTTCTTCGCGGGCGGGGCGCTCCTGCTCGTGCACGACGAACGCATGCTGCGCGTGGTCGACACCTGGCTCGGCACGATCCCGCCCGACGTGTTCACCGAAGTGCTGCCCCTGCTGCGGCGCACCTTCGGCGCCTTCGCCGGCCCGGAGAAGCGCGCCATCGGGGAACGCGCGGCCACGTTGTCCGGCAAGGCGCCGGTGGACCGCCGGCCCGCCGCCGAGGTGGACGAAACCCGCGCGGAGAGCGCGCTGCCCGTCCTCGCGACCCTGATCGGAGCCCCGTCATGA
- a CDS encoding AAA family ATPase: protein MTPAVLRPHAEQEYAAELAALAAADDRAKPPSWHLSPWAVVTYLLGGTLPDGTEITPKYVGPRRLIEVAVATLATDRALLLLGVPGTAKTWVSEHLSAAVSGDSTLLVQGTAGTAEEQIRYGWNYARLIAEGPSDRALVESPILRAMRDGKVARLEELTRIPADVQDSLITILSEKTLPIPELGTEVQARPGFTLVATANNRDKGVNELSSALRRRFNTVVLPLPDTADAEVEIVSRRVAQLGASLALPAEAVELNEIRRVVTVFRELRAGRTEDGRTAVKTPSGTLSTAEAISVLTGGLALAAHFGDGVLRAQDVAAGIHGAVVKDPVADRAIWIEYLETVVRERDGWADFYRAGQEISG from the coding sequence ATGACGCCCGCAGTCCTCCGGCCCCACGCCGAGCAGGAGTACGCCGCCGAACTCGCCGCGCTCGCCGCGGCCGACGACCGGGCGAAGCCGCCTTCGTGGCACCTGTCGCCGTGGGCGGTGGTCACGTACCTGCTGGGCGGCACGCTGCCCGACGGCACCGAGATCACCCCGAAGTACGTGGGCCCGCGCCGGCTCATCGAGGTCGCCGTCGCCACGCTCGCCACCGACCGCGCGCTGCTGCTGCTCGGCGTGCCGGGCACTGCGAAGACGTGGGTCTCCGAGCACCTCTCGGCGGCCGTCAGCGGCGACTCGACCCTGCTCGTGCAGGGCACGGCGGGCACGGCCGAGGAACAGATCCGCTACGGCTGGAACTACGCGCGCCTGATCGCCGAAGGTCCGAGCGACCGCGCGCTCGTGGAGAGCCCGATCCTGCGCGCGATGCGCGACGGCAAGGTCGCCCGGCTCGAGGAGCTCACGCGCATCCCGGCCGACGTGCAGGACTCGCTGATCACGATCCTGTCGGAGAAGACCCTGCCGATCCCCGAGCTCGGCACGGAGGTGCAGGCGCGGCCCGGGTTCACGCTCGTCGCCACGGCGAACAACCGCGACAAGGGGGTGAACGAGCTGTCGAGCGCGTTGCGCCGCCGGTTCAACACCGTCGTGCTGCCGCTGCCGGACACCGCCGACGCCGAGGTGGAGATCGTCAGCCGCCGCGTCGCCCAGCTGGGTGCGTCGCTGGCGCTGCCCGCGGAAGCCGTGGAGCTCAACGAGATCCGCCGCGTGGTCACGGTGTTCCGCGAGCTGCGCGCGGGCCGGACCGAGGACGGGCGCACGGCCGTGAAGACGCCGTCGGGCACGCTCTCGACGGCCGAGGCGATCAGCGTGCTCACCGGTGGGCTCGCGCTGGCCGCGCACTTCGGCGACGGGGTGCTGCGCGCGCAGGACGTCGCGGCGGGCATCCACGGGGCTGTCGTGAAGGACCCGGTCGCCGACCGCGCGATCTGGATCGAGTACCTCGAGACCGTGGTGCGCGAACGCGACGGCTGGGCCGACTTCTACCGCGCGGGGCAGGAGATCAGCGGATGA
- a CDS encoding DUF5691 domain-containing protein, whose amino-acid sequence MKAWEDLVGTALLGTRRRALDPSGLPDAVRAVARGPGDQADAVLTTAALLTNYRRAGRQPLTGIRREEPAKPDARPFVPPLARERLARLVHTNRPELLEEWLQTAARRGFRVAPEQIPVLADAARARVALRAPLAELAGPVGAWLGERNSDWAFLVAVADDAGDDAWQYGTPAQRQAWLERALAKEPAAAREALTATWRSEPADLRATFLTLLGGHLTPDDERFLDAALGDRAAAVRDTAVRLLGALPGTGFGERMAARLRQCVTVRQRSRRAGVLVFTPPGADETLVRDGVRVPHGPGQDTARLRAIVAATPLAFWAEFGTPADLVGLLVEGAPLAVIRESWATAAIRQRDEAWAQALVEAEPGSRGTAALIGVLPPAKQAATVAKLARGLKIEALTRLILDLPQPWPEELGRVLLDWVAAQQDHRLVAHAAALIAKAVPPACLRHRLTAIPHPGEAAPWRRGVAETLTFRREMHEELS is encoded by the coding sequence ATGAAGGCATGGGAAGACCTCGTCGGCACCGCGCTGCTCGGCACCCGGCGCCGCGCCCTCGATCCGTCCGGGCTCCCGGACGCGGTGCGCGCCGTGGCGCGTGGACCCGGAGACCAGGCCGACGCCGTGCTCACCACGGCGGCGCTGCTCACCAACTACCGGCGCGCGGGTCGGCAACCGCTGACCGGCATCCGCCGGGAAGAGCCGGCGAAACCGGACGCACGACCGTTCGTGCCGCCACTGGCGCGGGAACGGCTGGCGCGGCTGGTGCACACCAACCGCCCGGAACTGCTGGAGGAGTGGCTGCAGACTGCGGCGCGCAGAGGTTTCCGCGTGGCGCCCGAGCAGATCCCGGTGCTGGCCGACGCCGCGCGGGCGCGGGTGGCGCTGCGCGCACCGCTGGCGGAGCTGGCGGGGCCGGTCGGTGCGTGGCTGGGCGAGCGCAACTCCGACTGGGCGTTCCTCGTCGCGGTGGCGGACGACGCCGGGGACGACGCGTGGCAGTACGGCACGCCGGCGCAGCGGCAGGCATGGCTCGAGCGCGCGCTGGCGAAGGAGCCGGCGGCCGCGCGGGAGGCGCTGACGGCCACGTGGCGCAGCGAGCCGGCGGACCTGCGGGCGACGTTCCTCACGCTGTTGGGCGGGCACCTGACCCCGGACGACGAGCGGTTCCTCGACGCGGCGCTCGGCGATCGCGCGGCCGCCGTGCGGGACACGGCCGTGCGGCTGCTGGGCGCGTTGCCGGGCACCGGGTTCGGCGAGCGGATGGCGGCGCGCCTGCGCCAGTGCGTCACCGTGCGGCAGCGGTCGCGGCGAGCGGGCGTCCTGGTCTTCACCCCGCCCGGAGCCGACGAAACGCTGGTGCGCGACGGCGTCCGCGTGCCCCACGGGCCGGGCCAGGACACGGCGCGGCTGCGGGCGATCGTCGCCGCGACTCCCCTGGCGTTCTGGGCGGAGTTCGGCACACCGGCCGATCTCGTGGGCCTGCTCGTGGAGGGCGCGCCGCTGGCGGTCATCCGGGAGAGCTGGGCCACGGCGGCGATCCGGCAGCGCGACGAAGCGTGGGCGCAGGCGCTCGTCGAAGCCGAACCCGGCAGCCGGGGCACGGCCGCTCTGATCGGGGTGCTGCCACCGGCGAAGCAGGCCGCCACCGTCGCGAAACTGGCGCGGGGCCTCAAGATCGAGGCGCTCACGCGCCTGATCCTCGACCTGCCGCAGCCGTGGCCCGAAGAGCTGGGCCGCGTGCTGCTCGACTGGGTCGCCGCGCAGCAGGACCACCGGCTGGTGGCCCACGCCGCCGCGCTCATCGCCAAAGCCGTGCCACCCGCGTGCCTGCGCCACCGCCTGACCGCGATCCCGCACCCCGGCGAGGCCGCCCCGTGGCGGCGGGGTGTCGCCGAAACCCTGACCTTCCGCCGCGAAATGCACGAGGAGCTCTCATGA
- a CDS encoding SWIM zinc finger family protein, producing MAEQVAARWDPGRVAGLAPDPASAKAGRGLATPAKWSRTGASARAVWGACQGSGAKPYQTAVELAGPAFRCSCPSRKFPCKHALGLLLLWSAGQVPDAADEPDHVRAWLDERSARVARTERKTDGPKDLEAAAKRAQERLARVTAGAAELRGWLTDRVGAGFAGFERGGGDELRAVAARMVDAQAPGLASGLRRASGLIGRGRDWPGELLAELALLYVLAGAAARLDELPAGLADTVRSRVGFPAGTAQVLESGERVADQWLVAGAVDEEQDALRSRRTWLRGRNSGRVALVLSFAPPGRPLDSSLPPGYVVPGELAFYPGALPLRALVADRTEAVPTPAPRGDTVAGALAAHAAALAADPWLDRWPVLLSDLTPARHPDGWALSDVDGAALPLLPSADPWPLLALAADHPVTLAAELTSAGLRPLTCWHQNGVVRL from the coding sequence GTGGCCGAACAGGTGGCAGCGCGCTGGGACCCCGGGCGGGTCGCCGGACTGGCGCCGGACCCGGCGTCGGCCAAGGCTGGGCGCGGGCTCGCGACGCCGGCGAAGTGGTCGCGCACCGGCGCGTCGGCGCGCGCGGTGTGGGGTGCGTGCCAGGGCAGTGGCGCGAAGCCGTACCAGACGGCGGTGGAGCTGGCCGGGCCCGCTTTCCGGTGCTCGTGTCCCAGCAGGAAGTTCCCGTGCAAGCACGCACTGGGCCTGTTGCTGCTGTGGTCGGCGGGGCAGGTACCCGACGCCGCGGACGAACCCGACCACGTGCGGGCCTGGCTCGACGAGCGCTCCGCGCGGGTGGCGCGCACCGAGCGGAAGACCGACGGGCCGAAGGACCTCGAAGCCGCGGCGAAGCGCGCGCAGGAACGGCTCGCGCGCGTCACGGCAGGAGCGGCCGAGCTGCGCGGCTGGCTCACCGACCGCGTCGGCGCCGGGTTCGCCGGCTTCGAACGCGGCGGTGGAGACGAACTGCGCGCGGTCGCCGCGCGAATGGTCGACGCGCAGGCACCGGGGCTGGCGAGCGGCCTGCGGCGCGCGTCCGGGCTGATCGGCCGTGGCCGCGACTGGCCGGGTGAGCTGCTGGCCGAACTGGCGCTGCTCTACGTGCTCGCCGGGGCGGCGGCGCGGCTGGACGAGCTGCCGGCTGGGCTGGCCGACACGGTGCGCTCGCGCGTGGGCTTCCCGGCGGGCACGGCGCAGGTGCTGGAGTCGGGCGAGCGCGTGGCCGACCAGTGGCTCGTGGCCGGTGCCGTCGACGAGGAGCAGGACGCGTTGCGCAGCCGCCGCACGTGGCTGCGCGGGCGCAACTCCGGCCGCGTGGCGCTCGTCCTGTCGTTCGCCCCGCCCGGGCGGCCGCTCGACAGCTCACTGCCGCCCGGTTACGTCGTGCCGGGTGAACTCGCCTTCTACCCGGGGGCGCTGCCGTTGCGGGCGCTCGTAGCCGACCGCACCGAAGCCGTGCCCACCCCGGCTCCGCGCGGCGACACCGTCGCGGGCGCCTTGGCCGCGCACGCCGCCGCGCTCGCCGCGGACCCGTGGCTGGACCGCTGGCCGGTGCTCCTGTCCGACCTCACCCCGGCCCGTCACCCCGACGGCTGGGCCCTGTCCGATGTGGACGGTGCCGCGCTGCCCCTGCTGCCCTCGGCCGATCCCTGGCCGCTGCTCGCCCTCGCCGCCGACCACCCCGTGACACTCGCCGCGGAGCTCACGTCCGCCGGCTTGCGTCCACTCACGTGCTGGCACCAGAACGGTGTGGTGCGCCTGTGA
- a CDS encoding NAD-dependent epimerase/dehydratase family protein, with amino-acid sequence MRVLVLGGDGYLGWPTALHLSDKGHEVAVLDNYARRKYDEELQAESLVPIEDLPTRVAAWEEVSGKKLTVFEGDLCDAEFTYSAVRDFAPDTIVHFAEQRSAPYSMIDREHAVYTQQNNVVGNLNVLYAIAEINPDIHLVKLGTMGEYGTPNIDIEEGWLEVEHNGRKDRVLYPKKPGSFYHLSKVHDSHNIEFACRIWDLRATDLNQGVVYGQQTPQTALDPRLATRFDYDAVFGTVLNRFVIQAVLGQPLTVYGKGGQTRGLLDIRDTVECIRLAVENPADRGEFRVFNQMTESYSVAKIAEIVANTFPGPVQIENLDNPRVEQAEHYYNVKHTGLVELGLQPHLLSDTLIESLFDIVGSNKHRVNDERLRPTVRWRGAIKS; translated from the coding sequence ATGCGAGTGCTGGTTCTCGGCGGTGACGGCTACCTCGGCTGGCCCACGGCGTTGCACTTGTCGGACAAAGGCCACGAAGTGGCTGTTCTGGACAACTACGCCCGTCGGAAGTACGACGAAGAACTCCAAGCCGAAAGTCTCGTCCCCATCGAAGACCTGCCCACCCGGGTCGCGGCGTGGGAGGAGGTTTCGGGCAAGAAGCTCACCGTGTTCGAGGGTGACCTGTGCGACGCCGAGTTCACCTACTCGGCCGTGCGCGACTTCGCGCCCGACACGATCGTGCACTTCGCCGAGCAGCGGTCCGCTCCCTACTCGATGATCGACCGCGAGCACGCTGTCTACACCCAGCAGAACAACGTCGTCGGCAACCTGAACGTGCTCTACGCGATCGCCGAGATCAACCCGGACATCCACCTGGTGAAGCTCGGCACCATGGGCGAGTACGGCACGCCCAACATCGACATCGAAGAGGGCTGGCTCGAGGTCGAGCACAACGGCCGCAAGGACCGCGTGCTCTACCCGAAGAAGCCGGGCTCCTTCTACCACCTCTCGAAGGTGCACGACTCCCACAACATCGAGTTCGCGTGCCGGATCTGGGACCTGCGGGCCACCGACCTCAACCAGGGTGTCGTGTACGGCCAGCAGACCCCGCAGACCGCGCTCGACCCGCGCCTGGCGACCCGGTTCGACTACGACGCGGTGTTCGGCACCGTGCTCAACCGCTTCGTCATCCAGGCGGTGCTGGGCCAGCCGCTGACCGTGTACGGCAAGGGCGGGCAGACGCGCGGCCTGCTCGACATCCGCGACACCGTGGAGTGCATCCGGCTCGCCGTGGAGAACCCGGCCGACCGCGGCGAGTTCCGCGTGTTCAACCAGATGACCGAGAGCTACTCGGTGGCGAAGATCGCCGAGATCGTGGCGAACACCTTCCCCGGCCCGGTCCAGATCGAGAACCTGGACAACCCGCGGGTGGAGCAGGCCGAGCACTACTACAACGTGAAGCACACCGGCCTCGTGGAGCTGGGTCTGCAGCCGCACCTGCTGTCGGACACGCTCATCGAGTCGCTGTTCGACATCGTCGGCTCGAACAAGCACCGCGTGAACGACGAGCGCCTGCGCCCGACCGTTCGCTGGCGCGGTGCGATCAAGTCCTGA